In the genome of Thermodesulfobacteriota bacterium, the window TATCCTTCCGCCCCTTTTTTTATCTGCAAGCAGGCCCGGCAGCGCCTCATCTGCCAGGAATTGAAAGTGGTTGGATTCACGAAAAAAACTGGTCAGGTTGGTGGACACGCTATCCAGCAGCCTAACCAGCTCCTCCCCACTCTTATCCTGCAGCACGTAATCATAATATTCCTGAAAACTCTGAAAATTAGAGCTTCTCAGCCTTTTAGCCAGCCTGGCCCGTAACAGTTCTTTCTTGCCTGTGTGGAGGTTAATGCCGGCCTTGGTATAGATGAGCCTACTGAAGAGTTCGAATTCTTTATCGGTAAGGTCGTCGAACATCAAATTACTTGAATATCTTGCTTATCTTTTCTTCCAGAACCTCGGCCGTAAATGGCTTGACAATATAGTTACTAGCCCCGGTCTTAACCGCCTCCACGATATTCTGTTGCTGTGCCTCGGCAGTGACCATCATTACGGGGATATCTTTTAGTGCGGCATCTGCCTTGATGGCCTTAAGCAGATCAAGGCCGGTCATAACCGGCATATTCCAGTCGGTTATGACGAAGTCAAATTTTTCTTTTTTCAAGACCTCAAGCGCCTCCTGACCGTTTTCGGCCTCGCCTACATTTTCGAATCCCAGTTGTTTCAGAATGTTTTTTACTATACGGCGCATGGTGTTAAAGTCATCAACCACCAATATTCTCATGTTCTTATCTGCCGGCATAATTTAACTCCCCTTTTTCATATATAAGCTTTCAGCTATCAGCCTTCAGCTCTCCGGGTTCCGGGTTGCGGGTTACGAGTTGAAAAACTCATTACTCGTTACTCATCACTTCTTTGGACTCCTGAAGGCTGACGGCTAATAATTAATGCAGCATCCCTAAATTTTGTTCTTCAGCCACACTAAATATGCCGTTTATGTCTAAAATCAGCCCTACTTTCCCGTCTCCTAAAATAGTCCCTCCAGCCAGTCCTCTGACATTTTTCATGTGGTCTCCGAGACTCTTGATGACCACTTCTTGTTTGCCAAGTAGGTCATCAACCAGCAGGCATTTCTGCCGTCCTTCGTTTTCAACCACCACTACCAGAGACTCGCAAGGGTCTTTATGTTCGGCATCAATATCAAACATCTTATATAATCTTACTAACGGGATAAGATTTCCCCTGACCTTAATCATCTCGCCCTTGCCATGGACAGTGCTATATTCTTCCTGCCGCGGCCTTATAGTCTCTTTAATGACCACTGTTGGCACTATATAACGTTCCACCCCTACCTTTACTATGATGCCGTCGATAATAGCCAGGGTAAGCGGAACCTTAATGGTGAATGTAGAACCTTGTCCGGGACGCGAATTTATCTCCACCTTGCCGCGCAACTTCTCTATGGCTTTCTTTACTACATCCATCCCTACGCCCCGGCCGGAGACATCGGTTATCTTATCGGCCGTAGAAAATCCGGCCTGGAATATAAGATTATCAATTTCAAATGTGGAGAGACCCTCGGTGTTTTTAATCAATCCCTTTTCCTTGGCCTTTTTTAATATCTTCTCGCGGTTCAGGCCCTGTCCGTCATCCTCGATCTCAATCACAATGTTACCGCCTTTTTGATAAGCCCTTAACCAGATAGTGCCGGTGGCCGGCTTGCCTTTAGTTGCTCTTTCATCCGGCATCTCAATGCCATGGTCTATAGAGTTACGTATCATATGCACCAGGGGATCGTAAATGGCGTCCACCATATTGCGGTCGATCTCTGTATCCTCACCGCTCATCTGAAGATCAGCCTGTTTTTCAGATTTTTTGGCCAGATCCCGTACCAACCGGATCATCTTCTGAAGGGTCTGTTTTATGGGCACCATTCGCAAAGACATGGCTGTCTTCTGTAGCTCGGTAGTAATACGGCTTAGCTGGGAGAAATCACGCATAAGTTTCTGATCCCGTATGGTCTGGACGTGGGAATTCTGCCAGATAAGGGACTGGGTGATGACCAGCTCACCGACCATATCTACCAGGTTATCGAGCTTGCCGATGTCCACCTTGACGGCGCTATTGGCATTCCCGGCAGAAGCAATGGAGGTCATAGCTTTTTGTTCACGCAGGGCATGGGCGACCTCTTTGGGTTTAACAGCGGCCTCTCTGATGATAATCTCCCCGATTTTTTCACCGGAATCTCGCTGTTTTTCCAGGGCGTTATCTATGGCCTCTGTATCGGCCACACCCTTTTCGACCAGTATCTCCCCTACTAATTTAGGCTCCGGCCGGGTGGCCTCTTCTCCTACCTCCCCTTCCTGCGCGGCCCTTATCCGGCTGATAAAACTGTCCAGGTCGTAATCCTTTTGCTCTAATGTACCTGTCTCCAGGGCCGTTTTTATGTCCATTATCATCCTCTTCAGGACATCACAGGCGTCCAGGATAAGGTCAATAATTTCTGAGGAGATCGAAAGTTCGCCGTTTCGGGCTTTATCCAGGATATTTTCCGTTTCATGTGCTAACTTGTTAATATCCTGTAGATTCAAAAAGCCTGAGACACCTTTTATAGTATGGAATGGTCTAAAAATAGTGTTTATGCAGTCCTTATCCTCAGGAGACTGTTCAAGGGAGAGGATGTCCACCTCAATCTGTTCAAGATGTTCCATGCTCTCGCTAATAAATCCGGCAAGCAATTCTTTATCCTGAGTAATGTCTATAACCGGCTTGCTTTTGGTCACAGAAACCTCAGGTGTTGCCTCCTCTTCCATTGTTATGTCATCTTGTCCCGCTGTTTGCCCTTCCGTATCCGCAAGATTTAATTCTTTAAGCAGTCCATTAAAGTTTTTAAGAGAAACGCCGGCCTGCTCCTGGTCTTTTTCTCTGCAAATATCCTGTAACATAGAGATGGCCTGGCTTATTTTTTCATAGACTACGTCCGTGTCGGATATCTCGCCCAATATGATCTTTTCTATAATAAGTTTGAGTCCCCCGCCTATCTTCTTTAGAGCCGCCGGGAGGGTTGTATCCTCATAGGCCATAACCTCTTCAATCTTGGAGAGGAGCTCCCCTAACTCAACCAGATTTCCCGGGGTCAGCATTATAGCCTTAAGCGCAATATCGTCTAATATCTC includes:
- a CDS encoding chemotaxis response regulator CheY; its protein translation is MPADKNMRILVVDDFNTMRRIVKNILKQLGFENVGEAENGQEALEVLKKEKFDFVITDWNMPVMTGLDLLKAIKADAALKDIPVMMVTAEAQQQNIVEAVKTGASNYIVKPFTAEVLEEKISKIFK
- a CDS encoding chemotaxis protein CheA translates to MDNEPKTLQEILDDIALKAIMLTPGNLVELGELLSKIEEVMAYEDTTLPAALKKIGGGLKLIIEKIILGEISDTDVVYEKISQAISMLQDICREKDQEQAGVSLKNFNGLLKELNLADTEGQTAGQDDITMEEEATPEVSVTKSKPVIDITQDKELLAGFISESMEHLEQIEVDILSLEQSPEDKDCINTIFRPFHTIKGVSGFLNLQDINKLAHETENILDKARNGELSISSEIIDLILDACDVLKRMIMDIKTALETGTLEQKDYDLDSFISRIRAAQEGEVGEEATRPEPKLVGEILVEKGVADTEAIDNALEKQRDSGEKIGEIIIREAAVKPKEVAHALREQKAMTSIASAGNANSAVKVDIGKLDNLVDMVGELVITQSLIWQNSHVQTIRDQKLMRDFSQLSRITTELQKTAMSLRMVPIKQTLQKMIRLVRDLAKKSEKQADLQMSGEDTEIDRNMVDAIYDPLVHMIRNSIDHGIEMPDERATKGKPATGTIWLRAYQKGGNIVIEIEDDGQGLNREKILKKAKEKGLIKNTEGLSTFEIDNLIFQAGFSTADKITDVSGRGVGMDVVKKAIEKLRGKVEINSRPGQGSTFTIKVPLTLAIIDGIIVKVGVERYIVPTVVIKETIRPRQEEYSTVHGKGEMIKVRGNLIPLVRLYKMFDIDAEHKDPCESLVVVVENEGRQKCLLVDDLLGKQEVVIKSLGDHMKNVRGLAGGTILGDGKVGLILDINGIFSVAEEQNLGMLH